The sequence CGCCCGGTGCATGCGCCGATCATGCCGGAAACACTCGAATAAAACTTTAAGCGGATCGCCGACTCGCCTGGGGCACCGGGTAATCATGCGTTAGCCATGCCGGCCCCCCGGTATGGTGTCATGCGCGTTTGGGAGTTGCGGTTTGGGTTTGGTGTCCGATGGTCTGGAGGACCTTTGCGATGATTGCGGTGTGGTCGAGGCCGGCGCGGGCGATCATGGCGGCGGGGGTGTCGTGGTCGATGAAGGCGTCGGGCAGGCACATGGTGCGGACTTTCAGGCCGCGGTCGAGGCGGCCCTGCTCGGCGAGGAACTGCAGCACATGGCTGCCGAAGCCGCCGATCGAGCCTTCCTCCACCGTCACCAGCACCTCGTGGTGGGCGGCCAGCTGGCGGATCAGCGCGTGGTCGAGCGGCTTGGCGAAGCGCGCGTCGGCGACGGTGGCGGGAAGGCCGTAGGCGGCGAGCTCGTCGGCCGCCTTCAGCGCGTCGGCGAGCCTGGAGCCGAGCGACAGGATCGCCACCTTGCCGCCCTCGCGCAGGAT comes from Tepidamorphus gemmatus and encodes:
- a CDS encoding transketolase C-terminal domain-containing protein; the encoded protein is ILREGGKVAILSLGSRLADALKAADELAAYGLPATVADARFAKPLDHALIRQLAAHHEVLVTVEEGSIGGFGSHVLQFLAEQGRLDRGLKVRTMCLPDAFIDHDTPAAMIARAGLDHTAIIAKVLQTIGHQTQTATPKRA